One Burkholderia gladioli genomic window, AACGCCGACGCGAGGTCGGCGTTTTTCATGGTCGAGCGCAAACGCGCTTCAGCGCATCGCGAGGCGCTTCACCTTCGGTGCGGCCGCCTCCTTCACCCAGGCGTCGATCGAGGGACACAGCGCCTGGCCGGAGAAGCGGTCGGCGAGGAAATCGACGAACGAGCGCACCTTGGCCGAGACGTGGCGGCGGCTCGCGTAGACGGCATAGATCGGCAGCTCGCGCGGCGGCATCAGGTCGAGCAGCAGCGGCACCAGGCGGCCGGCCTCGATGTCGTCGCCCACCACCTCGGTGCCGAGCATGGCGATGCCGCTGCCGCTCAGCACGGCCACGCGCAGCGCCTCCAGATGGTTGACGATCAGGTTGCCCGACAGCGTCACGCGCGAATCGAAGGCCTGCGCGTCGATCGAGCTCGAGCCCGCGTCGCGGCGCAGGTAGTTGTGCTGCTCGAGATCGGCCAGCGTGGCCGGCGTGCCGTGTTCCTCGAGATAGGCGGGCGAGGCGACCAGCAGGATATGCGCGGTCGCGATCTGGCGCGCCACCAGCGAGGAGGACTTCAGCCCGAACGGCGCGGCGCGCACCGCCACGTCGTAACCCTCGTCGATCAGCTCGACCACGCGATCCGACAGCGTGATCTCGACGGTCACGTCGGCGTAGCGCGCCGCGTAGTCGGTGACGGCGTTCATCACGTGCCGCAGCCCGAAGGCCGACAGCGAGGTGACCCGCAGGCGGCCCTGCGGCACGATGCTGGCCGCGCCGACGGCCTGGCCCGCCTCGTCGAGTTCGGTCAGCGCCTGCACCAGGCGCTCGTAGTATTCGCGTCCCGCCTCGGTGGGCGCGACCCGACGCGTGGTCCGATGCAGCAGCCGCGCGCCGAGCGTCTGCTCGAGGTGCATCACATGCTTGCTCGCCATCGCCGCGGACATCTGCATGCGCTCCGCCGCGCCGACGAAGCTGCCGACTTCGACGACATAGCGGAACACATTCATGCTGACGAGGGTATCCATGCCAAACGCTCGCGTTTCAGTTTCAGTTGATCAGTCGATTGCACAATTGCAAAGAACTGTAACAAAGGCTGTGAAACCAAAACGTCAACAAAGGCAAAACGTCGGTTTTTCACCGATATTCGGCGCGGATCAGCCGGTAAACAACATGCATTTCAAGATGCCTGTTGCGTACGCTCATATGACATGCGATCAGAATTTCACGCGCATGCCGCCGCCTGCCGTGTAGCCGCTCGATTGGTTCGACAGGTGATCGTACATGTAGGCGACGTAGAGATCGGTGCGCTTGGACAGCGGATAGTCGTAGCCGAGCGCCCAGGTCTGATGCGTCTGGTCGAGGCCGCCGGCATCGCGCGAATAGGCGTAGGAGGCCATCGCGCTGCCCGCGCCGAGCGGCACCGACATGCCGCCCTGGGCGGTGTTGATGTGCCAGCTGCCGCTTTGCGCGTCGTTCCTCGTGTACATGTACTGGCCGTAGAGCTTCAGGAAACGCAGGTCGTAGCTGATGCCGAACTGCGCCACGCCCTGGCTCTTCATGCCGGCCACCAGGCTGCCGAGATCGCCCGGATCGTTGTTGAAGTTCACGTATTGATAGACGGCGGTGGCGGCCAGCGGACCGTGGAAATACTGCATCTGGCCGCTCCACTTCTTCGCGCCGTTGCCGCCCGACTGGTTGCCGAGCGCGTACATCGCGCTGGCGCTGAAGCCGTTGAAATCGGGCGTGGTATACGACACCGCGTTGTTCCAGCCCGAATCGCCCACCACGCCCTGGTCCGTCGTGTAGGTGGGGAAGGTGCCCAGGCCGAGGAACACGTGATAGACCATCGGCGAGAATTCATACGAGTCGATCAGCGGATTGAACAGGATCGTCGAGATGAACAGGTGCGTGGTCAGGCGCCCCGCCAGCACCGTGCCGTAGGGCGTCTCGA contains:
- a CDS encoding LysR family transcriptional regulator, which gives rise to MDTLVSMNVFRYVVEVGSFVGAAERMQMSAAMASKHVMHLEQTLGARLLHRTTRRVAPTEAGREYYERLVQALTELDEAGQAVGAASIVPQGRLRVTSLSAFGLRHVMNAVTDYAARYADVTVEITLSDRVVELIDEGYDVAVRAAPFGLKSSSLVARQIATAHILLVASPAYLEEHGTPATLADLEQHNYLRRDAGSSSIDAQAFDSRVTLSGNLIVNHLEALRVAVLSGSGIAMLGTEVVGDDIEAGRLVPLLLDLMPPRELPIYAVYASRRHVSAKVRSFVDFLADRFSGQALCPSIDAWVKEAAAPKVKRLAMR
- a CDS encoding porin — protein: MKSFARRASSGAFACAAFAACAFATTPVHAQSSLQLYGQVDAWIGAQKFPGNQTAVGVQGGGMSTSYWGLRGTEDLGGGYRALFTVEDFFRPQSGKFGRFDGDTFFARNSYVGLETPYGTVLAGRLTTHLFISTILFNPLIDSYEFSPMVYHVFLGLGTFPTYTTDQGVVGDSGWNNAVSYTTPDFNGFSASAMYALGNQSGGNGAKKWSGQMQYFHGPLAATAVYQYVNFNNDPGDLGSLVAGMKSQGVAQFGISYDLRFLKLYGQYMYTRNDAQSGSWHINTAQGGMSVPLGAGSAMASYAYSRDAGGLDQTHQTWALGYDYPLSKRTDLYVAYMYDHLSNQSSGYTAGGGMRVKF